One stretch of Armigeres subalbatus isolate Guangzhou_Male chromosome 2, GZ_Asu_2, whole genome shotgun sequence DNA includes these proteins:
- the LOC134210414 gene encoding uncharacterized protein LOC134210414, giving the protein MTIANLVDHLCNPTLLHELVEKLPSQLKMQWSYFKSRFCSVNLTTFSAFVSELVVMASEVTLPVDSQTMGQTRSSKSGKEKPKLFVHSEDQLERKASSAVEKATSESMKKSCMYCANFNHEIADCGQFKALGIDGRWKAVKQKYLCRSCLVPHRKWPCRTRKECGVEGCQQHHHKLLHDVRSTPLETKRSEPAVKPRIVEHHNLHKSMAYSLFRYLPVIIHGNGHQIKTYAFLDDGSSCTLLESSIALALGVKGPNDGFSLSWTGNMSREESTSQRISVVISGEGKKFKLHNVRTVQELRLPAQTMCYEDLQRTYHHLKGLPVNSYSDAIPGIIIGIEHVQLLTSLRIREGKNNEPVAAKIQLVYLRQEF; this is encoded by the coding sequence ATGACCATTGCTAATCTCGTTGATCATCTGTGCAACCCTACACTACTTCACGAGCTTGTTGAAAAGCTTCCATCGCAGCTCAAAATGCAGTGGTCCTACTTCAAAAGTAGATTCTGCAGTGTCAACCTAACGACTTTCAGTGCCTTCGTATCGGAGCTCGTAGTAATGGCCTCTGAGGTTACACTACCGGTCGATAGTCAAACTATGGGCCAGACCAGATCAAGTAAATCGGGAAAGGAGAAACCAAAACTGTTTGTACATTCGGAGGATCAGCTGGAAAGGAAGGCGTCGTCAGCAGTTGAGAAAGCAACATCGGAGTCGATGAAGAAATCCTGCATGTATTGTGCTAATTTCAACCACGAGATAGCAGATTGTGGACAGTTCAAGGCGTTAGGTATTGATGGTAGATGGAAGGCAGTAAAGCAAAAGTATTTGTGCAGGAGTTGCCTCGTGCCACATCGTAAATGGCCATGCCGTACGAGGAAGGAATGCGGCGTAGAAGGTTGTCAACAACACCATCACAAACTTCTGCATGACGTTAGGAGCACACCATTAGAAACAAAAAGATCGGAGCCTGCAGTAAAGCCAAGGATAGTAGAACACCACAATCTACATAAGTCAATGGCATATTCTCTCTTTCGGTATTTGCCGGTTATAATCCATGGTAATGGTCATCAGATCAAAACCTATGCGTTCTTAGACGACGGGTCGTCATGCACGCTATTAGAATCCAGTATAGCGCTGGCGTTGGGCGTCAAAGGACCGAACGACGGCTTTTCATTAAGTTGGACCGGTAACATGTCAAGAGAGGAGAGCACTTCCCAACGTATCAGCGTAGTGATCAGCGGTGAAGGAAAGAAGTTCAAACTTCATAATGTCAGAACAGTGCAGGAGCTGCGACTACCAGCACAAACGATGTGTTACGAAGATTTACAGCGTACGTATCATCATCTGAAGGGCTTGCCGGTTAACAGCTACTCGGATGCGATTCCTGGAATTATCATCGGCATAGAACACGTTCAATTATTAACTTCCTTACGGATCCGAGAAGGGAAAAACAATGAACCAGTTGCAGCGAAAATTCAGTTGGTGTATCTTCGGCAGGAGTTCTGA
- the LOC134210417 gene encoding uncharacterized protein LOC134210417, translating into MNLEKSGESERVLGLIWKPTEDVFTFDLSSLKDEIRVLIDSTRTPTKRQVLRTIMSLFDPLGFISHFVIHGKILMQQIWRAGTDWDEFISDDLQEKWRYWCQYMQRLEEVSVPRCFFNMMESSAVKKVEAHLFVDASEGACAAVLYLRLVDNGLPRCALVAAKTKVAPLRPVSVPRLELQAAMIGTRLLDAVMTSLDIQVATRYLWSDSLTVLSWLRSDSRKYHQFVAFRVGEILTTTSVDEWHYVPSRLNVADLATKWKDGPNFDPNSPWFRAPDFLYSSKEQWPKEPAQKCTETNNELRAAFLFHGIIPQPLFTVARFSNWNRLLRTAAYVLRSVCRFKGEKGFKQNPLTQKELYDAENVLWRQIQTDMYPDEYAILLRNRENPRNPVPLPKSSPLNRISPFLDETGVIRMNSRLTAAKSIATDLKYPIILPRQHAATYLLVDNYHRRFLHGNGETVCNEMRQRFYIPGLRTVIRQVSKQCVICRVKKTIPQPPMMAQLPEVRVTGLVRPFTHTGVDYFGPIQVKLGRSLVKRWVALFTCLAIRAVHVELVQGLSTQSCILAIRRFVARRGSPKSFHSDNGTNFLGASNLLAKQIRDIHEDCAVTFTNSGTSWEFNPPSAPHMGGSWERMVRSVKVAIAAIADHPHHPNDEVLQTVIAEAESVINSRPLTYIPLEFAEQEALTPNHFLLFGTQGVVQPASVLNTTGSSLRDSWRLAQYLVDQFWRRWLREYLPTITRRTKWFEPVKPLEPGDLVLVVDEGKRNGWLRGRILNVITAGDGQVRRAVVQTKNGLLHRPAVKLALLDLQTSGRPGTTRAGMLRDH; encoded by the coding sequence ATGAACCTGGAGAAATCAGGAGAATCTGAGCGTGTCCTAGGCTTGATATGGAAACCAACTGAGGACGTCTTCACTTTCGATCTTAGCAGCCTCAAGGATGAAATTAGAGTACTGATCGACAGCACTAGAACACCGACCAAGCGACAGGTTCTGCGAACAATTATGTCTCTGTTTGACCCGCttggttttatttctcattttgtcATTCACGGCAAAATTTTGATGCAGCAAATATGGAGAGCGGGTACCGACTGGGATGAGTTTATCTCAGATGATCTTCAGGAGAAGTGGAGATATTGGTGCCAGTACATGCAGCGACTAGAAGAGGTATCAGTGCCACGCTGCTTCTTCAATATGATGGAAAGTTCTGCGGTAAAAAAAGTAGAAGCTCATCTGTTCGTCGATGCAAGTGAAGGGGCCTGTGCGGCGGTTTTATACCTCCGGTTAGTTGACAATGGGCTTCCTCGATGTGCGCTTGTAGCGGCAAAAACAAAAGTCGCGCCATTGCGACCCGTTTCCGTGCCACGTTTAGAGTTGCAAGCGGCGATGATTGGCACAAGATTGCTCGATGCCGTGATGACTTCGCTGGATATTCAAGTAGCCACTCGCTACCTCTGGTCGGATTCATTAACCGTTTTGAGCTGGTTGCGATCTGATAGCCGAAAATATCACCAGTTCGTAGCATTTCGCGTGGGAGAGATTCTCACCACTACAAGCGTGGATGAGTGGCATTACGTGCCATCCAGATTGAATGTAGCCGACCTAGCCACAAAATGGAAAGACGGGCCAAATTTTGATCCGAATAGCCCATGGTTTCGTGCACCGGATTTTTTGTATTCATCGAAGGAACAGTGGCCAAAAGAACCGGCACAGAAATGTACAGAGACGAACAACGAGCTACGAGCTGCATTTCTATTCCATGGCATAATTCCTCAGCCGTTGTTCACTGTAGCAAGGTTCTCGAACTGGAATCGACTCTTGAGGACAGCAGCTTACGTTCTACGATCGGTGTGTAGATTCAAGGGAGAAAAAGGCTTTAAACAAAATCCGCTGACGCAGAAAGAACTGTACGATGCAGAAAACGTGTTGTGGAGGCAGATACAAACTGATATGTATCCAGACGAGTACGCGATTCTTCTTCGCAATCGAGAAAATCCCAGAAACCCAGTCCCACTTCCAAAATCCAGTCCACTAAATCGGATTTCACCTTTCCTTGATGAGACTGGGGTTATCCGTATGAATAGCAGGCTGACCGCAGCGAAATCCATTGCGACTGATTTAAAATATCCGATCATACTGCCTCGACAGCACGCTGCAACTTACCTTCTTGTGGATAACTATCATCGGAGGTTTCTTCATGGTAACGGGGAGACAGTTTGCAACGAGATGCGTCAGCGATTTTATATACCTGGATTGAGAACAGTAATACGACAGGTGTCGAAACAGTGCGTAATCTGCCGTGTGAAGAAAACCATTCCGCAACCACCAATGATGGCACAGCTACCCGAAGTACGAGTCACCGGACTTGTTCGTCCCTTTACGCACACCGGGGTGGACTATTTTGGTCCAATACAGGTAAAACTAGGCCGTAGTTTAGTGAAAAGGTGGGTGGCGCTATTCACGTGTCTAGCGATACGTGCTGTGCATGTTGAGTTAGTGCAAGGGCTGTCAACACAATCCTGTATATTGGCAATAAGACGATTTGTGGCTCGTCGTGGCTCGCCGAAGTCCTTCCACAGCGATAACGGGACAAACTTCCTGGGAGCCAGCAACTTGCTTGCAAAGCAAATTCGAGATATCCATGAAGATTGTGCAGTCACCTTTACTAACTCTGGGACCAGCTGGGAGTTCAATCCACCATCAGCGCCTCACATGGGCGGTTCGTGGGAGCGCATGGTGCGCTCGGTTAAGGTAGCTATAGCAGCGATTGCGGACCACCCGCATCATCCAAACGACGAAGTATTGCAGACTGTAATCGCCGAAGCGGAATCTGTAATAAACTCGCGACCGTTAACCtacattcctctggaatttgCCGAGCAAGAGGCATTAACGCCAAAccattttttgctatttggaaCTCAAGGCGTCGTTCAACCTGCATCCGTGCTGAATACCACCGGGAGCAGTTTGAGGGACAGTTGGCGGCTTGCCCAATATTTGGTGGACCAGTTCTGGCGTCGATGGCTTCGCGAGTACCTGCCCACAATAACTAGACGCACTAAATGGTTCGAGCCTGTGAAGCCGTTGGAGCCAGGGGACCTTGTACTCGTCGTCGACGAAGGCAAGCGGAACGGTTGGCTAAGGGGGCGCATTCTGAACGTAATCACAGCTGGCGACGGACAAGTTCGGCGAGCAGTTGTGCAAACAAAAAATGGCTTGCTACACCGACCGGCGGTTAAGCTAGCTCTCCTGGACCTTCAGACATCTGGCCGACCAGGAACTACACGGGCAGGGATGTTGCGGGACCACTGA